Proteins from one Megalops cyprinoides isolate fMegCyp1 chromosome 11, fMegCyp1.pri, whole genome shotgun sequence genomic window:
- the LOC118786272 gene encoding probable ubiquitin carboxyl-terminal hydrolase FAF-X isoform X1, protein MTATTRGSPVGGNDSQGQAPDGQSQPPLPQNQTSSPNSSNENSPVSPPDEQGQGDNPPQLEEEEPAFPHTDLAKLDDMINRPRWVVPVLPKGELEVLLEAAIDLSKKGLDVKCEACQRFFRDGLTISFTKILTDEAVSGWKFEIHRCIINNTHRLVELCVAKLSQDWFPLLELLAMAMNPHCKFHIYNGTRPSETVPAGVQLAEDELYARPPDPRSPKGWLVDLINKFGTLNGFQTLHDRFMSGQALNVQIIAALIKPFGQCYEFLTLHTVKKYFLPIIEMVPQFLENLTDEELKKEAKNEAKNDALSMIIKSLKNLASRVPGQEETVKNLEIFRLKMILRLLQISSFNGKMNALNEVNKVISSVSYYTHRHGNPEEEEWLTAERMAEWIQQNNILSIVLRDSLHQPQYVEKLEKILRFVIKEKALTLQDLDNIWAAQAGKHEAIVKNVHDLLAKLAWDFSPEQLDHLFDCFKASWTNASKKQREKLLELIRRLAEDDKDGVMAHKVLNLLWNLAHSDDVPVDIMDQALSAHIKILDYSCSQDRDTQKIQWIDRFIEELRTNDKWVIPALKQIREICSLFGEAPQNLSQTQRSPHVFYRHDLINQLQHNHALVTLVAENLSAYMESMRQFAKAEHSEFDPQTVRVGSRYSHVQEVQERLNFLRFLLKDGQLWLCAPQAKQIWKCLAENAVFLCDREACFKWYSKLMGDEPDLDPDINKDFFENNVLQLDPSLLTENGMKCFERFFKAVNCREGKLVAKRRAYMMDDLELIGLDYLWRVVIQGSDDIASRAIDLLKEIYTNLGPKLQVNQVEIHEDFIQSCFDRLKASYDTLCVLDGDKDSINCARQEAIRMVRVLTVLREYINECDSDYHEERTILPMSRAFRGKHITLIVRFPNQGRQVDDLDIWSHTNDTIGSVRRCILTRIKANSAHTKIELFIGGEIVDPADDRKLIGQLNLKDKTLITAKLTQVSSNMPSSPDSSSDSSTGSPGNHGNHYSDGPNPEVESCLPGVIMSLHLRYISFLWQVADLGCNLNMPLLRDGARVLMKLMPPDNTTVENLRAICLDHAKLGENSLSPTLDSRFFGPSPSQVLYLTEVVYALLMPASGTLGEDASDFQYNFLKSGGLPLVLSMLTRNNFLPNADMETRRGAYLNALKIAKLLLTAVGFGHVKAVAEACQPVVEGTSPVSPINQATHDQALVLQNALQNIPNPSSECMLRNVAIRLAQQISDENFFQASKYIPDICVIRAVQKIVWASGCGSVQLVFSSNEEISKIYEKTNAGNEPDAEDEQVCCEALEVMTLCFALIPTALDTLSKEKAWQTFIIDLLLHCQSKSVRQMAQEQFFLMATRCCMGHRPLLFFITLLFTVLGSTAKERAKHAGDYFTLLRHLLNYAYNSNINLPNAEVLLNNEIDWLKRIRDEVKRTGETGVEETILEGHLGVTKELLAFQTPEKKYYIGCEKGGANLIKELIDDFIFPASNVYLQYMKSGEFPAEQAIPVCSSPATINAGFELLVALAVGCVRNLKQIVDTLTDMYYLGCEALTEWEYLPPVGPRPTKGFVGLKNAGATCYMNSVIQQLYMIPPIRNGILAIEGTGSDVDDDMSGDEKQDSESNVDPRDEVFSYHHQFEDKPSLSKSEDRKEYNIGVLRHLQVIFGHLAASRLQYYVPRGFWKQFRLWGEPVNLREQHDALEFFNSLVDSLDEALKALGHPAMLSKVLGGSFADQKICQGCPHRYECEESFTTLNVDIRNHQNLLDSMEQYVKGDLLEGANAYHCEKCNKKVDTVKRLLIKKLPPVLAIQLKRFDYDWERECAIKFNDYFEFPRELDMEPYTVAGVAKLEGDDVSPESQVIQNEQVESAGDAPESSRYRLAGVLVHSGQASGGHYYSYIVQRNSGDGERNRWYKFDDGDVTECKMDDDEEMKNQCFGGEYMGEVFDHMMKRMSYRRQKRWWNAYILFYERMDSTDKDSELVKYISELALTSKPHQVKMPAAIECSVRKQNVQFMHNRMQYSLEYFQFVKKLLTCNSVYLNPPPGQDHLLPEAEEIAMISIQLAARFLFSTGFHTKKIVRGPASDWYDALCILLRHSKNVRYWFAHNVLFAYTNRFSEYLLECPSAEVRGAFAKLIVFIAHFSLQDGPCPSPVASPGPSSQACDNLSLSDHLLRAVLNLLRREVSEHGRHLQQYFNLFVMYANLGVAEKTQLLKLSVPATFMLVALDEGPGPPIKYQYAELGKLYAVVSQLVRCCDVSSRMQSSINGNPPLPNPYGDPNLSQPIMPLQQLVAEILFVRTSYVKKIIEDCSNSEETIKLLRFSCWENPQFSSTVLSELLWQVAYSYTYELRPYLDLLLQILLIEDSWQTHRIHNVLKGIPDDRDGLFDTIQRSKNHYQKRAYQCIKCMVALFSNCSVAYQILQSNGDLKRKWTWAVEWLGDELERRPYTGNPQYTYNNWSPPVQSNETSNGYFLERSHSARMTLAKACELCPEECHLTKHEVVSEEDAARKSSSPQRLLPGEVTGQQQHTEPDDQEAPDDHDSSPPEDTTLYPHPPGTQFPQQNNHPHGQPYTGPAAQHMNNPQRPGPRAQENWEGTEEVAPAQTKE, encoded by the exons ATGACAGCCACGACCCGTGGCTCTCCCGTGGGAGGCAATGACAGCCAGGGCCAGGCTCCGGACGGGCAGAgccagccccctctcccccagaaCCAG ACATCCTCCCCAAACTCCTCGAATGAGAACTCCCCGGTCAGCCCACCGGATGAGCAGGGTCAGGGCGACAACCCCCctcagctggaggaggaggagcctgcCTTCCCCCACACCGACCTGGCCAAGCTGGACGACATGATCAACCG ACCCCGCTGGGTTGTTCCAGTTTTGCCAAAGGGGGAATTAGAAGTTCTTCTTGAAGCTGCTATAGATCTTAGTAAAAAAG GACTTGATGTCAAGTGTGAAGCGTGCCAGAGGTTTTTCCGAGATGGCTTGACCATTTCCTTTACGAAAATCCTGACCGATGAGGCAGTGAGTGGCTGGAAGTTTGAGATTCAT AGGTGTATAATAAACAACACTCACCGCCTGGTAGAACTGTGTGTGGCCAAGCTCTCTCAGGATTGGTTCCCTCTTCTCGAGCTGCTTGCCATGGCCATGAACCCCCACTGCAAGTTCCATATCTACAATGGGACCCGCCCCTCCGAGACAGTGCCCGCCGGGGTGCAGCTGGCAGAGGACGAGCTCTACGCCCGCCCGCCCGATCCTCGCTCTCCCAAG GGTTGGCTGGTggatttaataaacaaatttgGCACATTAAACGGGTTTCAAACTCTGCACGATCGCTTCATGAGTGGCCAGGCACTGAACGTCCAGATCATTGCAGCGCTCATCAA gccaTTTGGGCAGTGTTACGAGTTTCTAACGTTGCACACAGTAAAGAAGTACTTCCTTCCCATTATTGAAATGGTTCCCCAGTTTCTAGAAAACCTCACAGATGAGGAGTTGAAAAAGGAGGCCAAGAATGAAGCCAAAAACGACGCGCTGTCAATGATAATCAAATCGTTGAAGAACCTCGCTTCACGGGTACCGGGGCAAGAGGAAACAGTGAAAAACTTAGAAATTTTTAGGTTAAAAATGATTCTTAG GTTATTGCAAATTTCTTCTTTTAACGGAAAAATGAATGCACTAAATGAAGTAAACAAGGTTATTTCAAGCGTTTCCTACTACACCCACCGGCACGGCAATCCCGAGGAAGAGGAATGGCTGACCGCCGAGCGCATGGCG GAGTGGATCCAGCAGAATAACATCCTGTCCATCGTGCTGAGGGACAGCCTCCACCAGCCGCAGTACGTGGAGAAACTGGAGAAGATCCTCCGCTTTGTCATCAAGGAGAAGGCCCTGACGCTGCAGGACCTGGACAACATCTGGGCAGCCCAG GCTGGGAAGCATGAAGCGATTGTGAAGAACGTGCATGATCTCCTAGCGAAGCTGGCATGGGATTTTTCCCCTGAGCAGCTTGACCATCTCTTTGACTGTTTCAAG GCAAGCTGGACAAATGCGAGTAAAAAGCAGAGGGAGAAGCTGTTGGAACTGATCCGCCGCCTGGCGGAGGATGACAAGGACGGGGTGATGGCCCACAAGGTGCTGAACCTGCTGTGGAACCTGGCCCACAGCGACGACGTCCCTGTGGACATCATGGACCAGGCCCTCAGCGCGCACATCAAGATCCTGGACTACAGCTGCTCACAG gaCCGAGACACACAGAAGATCCAGTGGATAGACCGCTTCATTGAAGAGCTGCGAACTAACGATAAATGGGTGATTCCTGCACTAAAGCAAATCCGAGAGATCTGCAGCCTATTCGGAGAAGCGCCTCAGAATCTAAG TCAGACGCAGCGCAGCCCACACGTGTTCTACCGCCACGACCTGATAAACCAACTGCAGCACAACCACGCGCTCGTCACCCTGGTGGCCGAGAACCTGTCGGCCTACATGGAGAGCATGAGGCAGTTCGCCAAAG cagAGCACTCAGAGTTTGACCCGCAGACGGTGCGGGTCGGCAGCCGTTACAGCCACGTCCAGGAGGTGCAGGAGAGACTCAACTTCCTGAG GTTCCTGCTGAAGGACGGCCAGCTCTGGCTGTGTGCGCCTCAGGCCAAGCAGATCTGGAAGTGTCTGGCAGAAAACGCCGTGTTCCTGTGCGACCGCGAGGCCTGCTTCAAGTGGTACTCCAAGCTGATGGGGGACGAGCCAGACCTCGACCCTGACATCAACAAGGACTTCTTCGAGAACAACGTCCTGCAGCTGGATCCCTCGCTTCTCACCGAAAACGGCATGAAGTGCTTCGAGCGCTTCTTCAAAGCCGTCAACTGCAGGGAAGGCAAGCTGGTGGCCAAGCGGAGGGCGTACATGATGGATGACCTGGAGTTGATAGGGCTTGATTACCTCTGGAGG GTTGTGATTCAAGGAAGTGATGACATTGCCAGTCGAGCAATAGACTTACTAAAAGAGATTTACACAAACCTCGGACCAAAATTACAAGTCAATCAG GTAGAGATTCATGAAGACTTCATCCAGTCTTGCTTTGACCGGTTGAAAGCCTCATACGACACCCTGTGCGTGTTAGATGGGGACAAAGACAGCATTAACTGTGCCAGGCAGGAGGCCATCCGCATGGTGAGGGTGCTGACCGTGCTCCGGGAGTACATCAACGAGTGCGACAGCGACTACCATGAGGAGAGGACTATCCTGCCCATGTCGAG AGCGTTTCGAGGCAAGCACATCACCCTCATCGTGCGCTTCCCCAACCAAGGCCGCCAGGTGGATGACCTGGACATCTGGTCCCACACCAACGACACAATCGGGTCGGTGCGGCGCTGCATTCTGACGAGAATAAAGGCCAACAGCGCGCACACCAAGATCGAGCTCTTCATCGGAGGCGAAATCGTCGACCCCGCCGATGACAGGAAATTGATTGGACAGCTCAACCTGAAAGACAAAACC cTGATTACAGCAAAGCTCACCCAGGTCAGCTCCAATATGCCTTCAAGCCCCGATAGCTCTTCCGATTCTTCCACCGGGTCACCTGGGAATCATGGAAACCACTACAGCGACGGACCCAATCCTGAAGTAGAAAGCTGTCTTCCGGGAGTG ATAATGTCACTGCACCTGCGCTACATCTCCTTCCTGTGGCAAGTGGCAGACCTGGGCTGTAACCTGAACATGCCCCTCCTCCGAGACGGAGCCCGCGTCCTCATGAAGCTCATGCCCCCTG ATAACACTACAGTAGAAAACCTGCGAGCCATCTGTCTGGACCATGCCAAGCTTGGAGAGAACAGCCTCAGCCCCACCCTGGACTCCCGCTTCTTCGGCCCGTCGCCCTCCCAAGTGCTCTACCTGACTGAG GTGGTGTACGCCTTGCTCATGCCTGCCAGCGGCACCCTGGGAGAGGACGCCAGCGACTTCCAGTACAACTTCTTAAAGAGCGGCGGCCTGCCCCTcgttctgagcatgctcaccAGAAATAACTTCCTGCCCAACGCTGACATGGAGACGAGACGGGGTGCCTATCTCAACGCTCTAAAAATAGCCAAATTGTTACTAACAGCAGTTGGCTTTGGCCATGTGAAGGCTGTGGCGGAGGCCTGCCAGCCGGTGGTGGAAGGCACGAGTCCTGTGTCACCA ATAAACCAAGCCACTCACGACCAGGCCTTAGTTCTTCAGAATGCTCTCCAGAACATTCCCAACCCGTCGTCCGAATGCATGCTGCGCAACGTGGCCATCCGACTGGCCCAGCAGATCTCCGACGAG AACTTCTTCCAGGCGTCCAAGTATATCCCAGATATCTGTGTGATCAGGGCAGTGCAGAAGATTGTCTGGGCGTCTGGCTGTGGCTCTGTGCAGCTGGTCTTTAGCTCCAATGAAGAGATCAGCAAGATATACGAGAAG ACTAACGCAGGGAACGAGCCAGACGCCGAGGATGAGCAAGTGTGCTGCGAGGCTCTGGAGGTCATGACCCTCTGCTTCGCCCTCATCCCCACAGCTCTGGATACACTTAGCAAAGAGAAGGCCTGGCAGACCTTCATCATTGACCTGCTGCTACACTGCCAGAGCAA GTCTGTTCGACAGATGGCCCAGGAGCAGTTCTTTCTCATGGCCACCAGGTGTTGCATGGGGCATAGGCCCCTCCTGTTCTTCATCACCCTCCTCTTCACAGTTTTAGGT aGCACTGCAAAGGAGAGAGCCAAGCATGCTGGGGACTACTTCACCTTGTTAAGGCACTTACTCAACTACGCATACAACAGCAACATCAACTTACCCAATGCTGAGGTTCTGCTCAACAACGAGATTGATTGGTTAAAAAGAATCAGG GATGAAGTGAAAAGGACAGGAGAGACCGGGGTGGAGGAGACCATTCTGGAGGGGCATCTCGGGGTCACCAAGGAGCTGCTGGCATTTCAGACTCCTGAGAAGAAGTACTACATCGGCTGCGAGAAGGGTGGAGCCAACCTCATCAAG GAGCTGATCGATGACTTCATCTTCCCCGCCTCCAACGTGTACCTGCAGTACATGAAGAGCGGCGAGTTCCCCGCCGAGCAGGCCATCCCCGTCTGCAGCAGCCCCGCCACCATCAACGCCGGCTTCGAGCTGCTCGTCGCGCTGGCCGTCGGCTGCGTGCGCAACCTCAAGCAGATCGTCGACACGCTGACCGACATGTACTACTTAG GTTGTGAAGCACTTACGGAATGGGAGTACTTGCCGCCGGTGGGGCCGCGGCCCACCAAAGGCTTCGTGGGGCTGAAGAACGCGGGGGCTACCTGCTACATGAACTCGGTCATCCAGCAGCTGTACATGATCCCGCCCATCAGGAACGGCATCCTGGCCATCGAGGGCACGGGCAGCGACGTGGACGACGACATGTCCGGGGACGAGAAGCAGGACAGCGAG AGCAATGTGGATCCTCGGGACGAGGTGTTCAGCTATCACCATCAGTTTGAGGATAAGCCGTCCCTCAGCAAGTCGGAGGACAGAAAGGAGTACAACATCGGGGTGCTTCGCCACCTGCAGGTCATCTTTGGACACCTGGCCGCCTCCAGACTGCAGTACTATGTGCCTCGTGGGTTCTGGAAGCAGTTCCG GTTGTGGGGGGAGCCAGTCAATCTGAGGGAGCAGCACGATGCTCTGGAGTTCTTCAACTCCCTGGTGGACAGTCTGGATGAGGCTCTGAAAGCACTGGGCCACCCGGCCATGCTTAGCAAGGTCCTTGGGGGGTCCTTCGCTGACCAGAAGATCTGTCAGGGTTGTCCTCACAG gtaTGAATGTGAGGAATCCTTCACAACGCTGAACGTAGATATTAGAAACCACCAGAACCTCCTGGATTCAATGGAGCAATATGTCAAGGGAGACCTGCTGGAGGGTGCCAATGCCTACCACTGTGAAAAATGCAACAAGAAG GTGGACACGGTGAAGCGGCTTCTCATCAAGAAGCTGCCGCCGGTGCTGGCCATCCAGCTGAAGCGCTTCGACTACGACTGGGAGCGGGAGTGCGCCATCAAGTTCAACGACTACTTCGAGTTCCCGCGTGAGCTGGACATGGAGCCCTACACGGTGGCGGGCGTGGCCAAGCTGGAGGGCGACGACGTCAGCCCCGAGAGCCAGGTGATCCAGAACGAGCAGGTGGAGAGCGCAGGCGACGCCCCCGAGAGCTCGCGCTACCGGCTGGCGGGCGTGCTGGTGCACAGCGGCCAGGCCAGCGGCGGCCACTACTACTCCTACATCGTCCAGAGGAACAGCGGCGACGGCGAGCGCAACCGCTGGTACAAGTTCGACGACGGCGACGTCACCGAGTGCAAGATGGACGACGACGAGGAGATGAAGAACCAGTGCTTCGGCGGCGAGTACATGGGCGAGGTCTTCGACCACATGATGAAGCGCATGTCCTACCGGCGGCAGAAGCGCTGGTGGAACGCCTACATCCTCTTCTACGAGCGCATGGACTCCACCGACAAGGACAGCGAGCTGGTCAAGTACATCTCAGAGCTGGCGCTCACCAGCAAGCCGCACCAGGTCAAGATGCCGGCGGCCATCGAGTGCAGCGTGCGCAAGCAGAACGTCCAGTTCATGCACAACCGCATGCAGTACAGCCTGGAATATTTCCAGTTTGTAAAGAAACTTCTGACCTGTAACAGTGTCTATTTAAACCCCCCTCCTG GACAAGATCATCTTTTGCCCGAAGCAGAAGAAATAGCTATGATAAGTATTCAGCTTGCTGCTAGATTCCTGTTTAGCACAGGAttccacacaaagaaaatagtCCGTGGCCCAGCCAGTGACTG GTATGATGCTCTCTGCATCCTCCTTCGCCACAGTAAGAATGTACGCTACTGGTTTGCACACAACGTCCTCTTCGCCTACACCAACCGCTTCTCCGAGTACCTGCTGGAGTGCCCCAGCGCGGAGGTGAGGGGTGCCTTCGCCAAGCTCATCGTCTTCATCGCACACTTCTCCCTGCAAGATGGACCCTGCCCTTCACCGGTTGCCTCTCCAGGACCTTCCAGTCAG GCCTGTGACAATTTGAGCCTAAGTGACCACCTGCTGAGAGCGGTGCTGAACCTGCTCCGGAGGGAGGTGTCTGAGCACGGGCGTCACCTCCAGCAGTACTTCAACCTGTTCGTCATGTACGCCAACCTGG GCGTGGCGGAGAAGACGCAGCTGCTGAAGCTGAGTGTGCCTGCCACCTTCATGCTGGTGGCCCTGGACGAGGGCCCCGGACCCCCCATCAAGTACCAGTACGCTGAGCTGGGCAAGCTGTACGCTGTGGTGTCTCAGCTGGTGCGCTGTTGCGATGTATCATCGCGCATGCAGTCTTCGATTAACG GTAATCCGCCTCTTCCAAACCCGTACGGCGACCCCAACCTGTCGCAGCCCATCATgcccctgcagcagctggtggcGGAGATCCTGTTCGTGCGCACCAGCTACGTGAAGAAGATCATCGAGGACTGCAGCAACTCGGAGGAGACCATCAAGCTGCTGCGCTTCAGCTGCTGGGAGAACCCGCAGTTCTCCTCCACCGTGCTGAGCGAGCTGCTGTGGCAG GTGGCATACTCCTACACGTATGAGCTCAGGCCTTACCTGGATTTGCTGCTGCAGATCTTGCTTATCGAGGACTCCTGGCAGACTCACAG GATCCACAACGTGTTGAAGGGCATCCCTGATGACAGAGACGGCTTGTTTGATACCATCCAGCGCTCCAAAAACCACTATCAGAAGAGAGCATACCAGTGTATTAAGTGCATGGTGGCACTTTTCAGCAACTGCTCAGTGGCCTACCAGATCCTTCAG AGCAACGGGGACCTGAAGAGGAAGTGGACGTGGGCGGTGGAGTGGCTGGGGGACGAGCTGGAGCGCAGGCCCTACACAGGGAACCCCCAGTACACCTACAACAACTGGTCCCCGCCGGTGCAGAGCAACGAGACGTCCAACGGCTACTTCCTGGAGCGCTCCCACAGCGCCAGGATGACCCTGGCCAAGGCCTGCGAGCTGTGTCCCGAGGAG